A single window of Danio rerio strain Tuebingen ecotype United States chromosome 15, GRCz12tu, whole genome shotgun sequence DNA harbors:
- the LOC137487742 gene encoding uncharacterized protein: MGSSGSTSTLASSVIEVESGRDDLALCQDEDDMTPLPPPPTLSITEEIMEFINQSRARQGMTELISDRCQLIPETLEVQPLEAQESEESKPLIAEMDENTHAIINVHRSDAEKTESVQDEDSHPSCEENISQPNEPKGVSPTLHVSTEENQLEELTFQEASCGESCKSETLSEGEKDNENSVSKSENKSDKSANETACEANSHCPLFDTSEKASESSPKIEPEQKLTKSDKQIIEKIRSYYEAAETGVEEGQSTRRNSFSHIPAGLVKDSVTRFNVCVRQDSLFESESGRSDTVDTDSAFLILPVSDQADQTFSHQESVDADIPPSHSDADHQVEEIDGKTSMKKDEDVCDFSMKLWKENERTGQESPSSPKVPISRENSCGEHTDAPEKLSVNCITTQVQHKQSESLQCDPDAPDKSNLQVTETAHASLQCASKTRPRMSSNGSLDSLPSQIKVGRWSRHGKVVTCSQTLYEGMAEVPDLGFFEGGPVNQCLVENSEKILNKVQMLARMYTAKASSMKVPLHQKKTRVSRGAWSVDGKGSTSPKPQQVKLHQGDMRISQSAEESLETTPTEPFGHIILREKLSTTYHQENDCNLIGPLDEISETGSNSLSFSSADSSFTSAQILATVTESQVSVISDHTDKSLEMTELKLHEKDQSVPLPVYSGTPVQAESVVPSKICGLPLVEHASSVLPSIQENHLAVGDKSNPVYKIAERQVLKEDKPAFVNNYCPISDVFIDPLVNKHVPKEIHSEEKKDSVVQHCESILSIDDERDEMDKGHLKSNQSDTEMTNMEELTHIVSSVSDESTYPPLHLAASLKNSVPSTLIISEESKPLAQVQDSTSPTHLVTLLGSCSKCSPQEDKSKEDINSMTLSPCSTPLGRPLLDELPRFTNQRPSNLPSTTGTRSPFINWNSSSPVAQRVPHTSLRTEDHTQDITSYGLSPHKQSSSQAFNDKSSITPLGGGHKLDTKPPSAFSPSLRMRSPSPIRGTQSSRPTSTTSALTKSLAASCISQTISQSMAKRGAHIQTVSPPVRSSPLPTSSVRLRTPSPKPITLDSNVESGFRAISSPGVGSQPPRSCPSPFRSNSLRSSPATVQSPPPYRSQRSISPAPPVSLHSTPSVNSPTSTTLEQPSFSSLNCNNNNNNSLSNNGWVANNKKTAPSTVSGLPHFHDSQRTTSHNRVARPFPSSEPSSRVQSPSICLQSPITRICSPPPAPNHSSHLVTKPPNPRASRQGGYFTPLSLEISRSTSACSISPCGSPRITSPPPIGIPTNVWGYANPQPRNPLVTSASSHTKLETNSTPRGSRIISPTPTGSSSYSANSQSQRRLRGTSLPFVVIGDSLPSPTRHERRSWAESGRWSVGSDLGLISPREGSYSGSPSSVSPGPLSPVRLTAERTSGKHFTGVSWPDVHDLLIKYTEPNTEANALSCTEIEPGDIDGTEPTCRSTLICPYVAPASPVERDTPIQCQTEAKTEDCVPNQGSKTTLKTSYATTVNLQIAGSGRIASFSNAQVSLTQTLTPVADSQSRRRVSINSCNFSMQNCKRL; encoded by the exons ATGGGCTCTTCAGGCAGTACTAGTACTCTGGCATCCTCAGTCATTGAAGTTGAATCTGGACGTGATGATCTCGCCTTGTGTCAAGATGAAGATGATATGACACCACTCCCTCCACCACCAACACTGTCTATTACTGAAGAAATCATGGAGTTCATTAACCAGAGCCGTGCTCGGCAGGGCATGACAGAGTTGATATCTGATAGG TGTCAGTTGATTCCAGAGACCTTAGAAGTTCAGCCATTGGAAGCACAGGAGTCAGAGGAATCCAAACCACTTATAGCTGAGATGGATGAAAATACACATGCGATCATTAATGTCCACAGATCTGATGCAGAGAAAACTGAATCAGTCCAAGACGAGGACAGCCATCCTTCCTGTGAAGAAAATATTTCTCAACCAAATGAGCCGAAGGGAGTATCACCAACTCTGCATGTCTCTACTGAGGAAAATCAATTAGAAGAGCTGACATTCCAAGAGGCCAGTTGTGGTGAATCATGCAAATCAGAGACCTTAAGTGAAGGAGAGAAAGATAATGAGAACTCTGTTagtaaaagtgaaaataaatcagataaatCTGCAAATGAGACAGCATGTGAGGCCAATTCACATTGTCCTCTTTTTGATACTTCAGAGAAAGCATCTGAAAGCTCTCCCAAAATAGAACCTGAGCAAAAACTGACCAAAAGTGACAAGCAGATTATTGAGAAGATTCGCAGCTATTATGAGGCAGCGGAGACAGGAGTTGAGGAAGGTCAGTCTACACGAAGAAACAGCTTTTCTCATATTCCTGCAGGATTAGTGAAGGATTCTGTAACACGATTCAATGTTTGTGTTCGTCAGGACAGTTTGTTTGAGTCTGAGAGTGGCCGCTCAGACACTGTTGACACTGACTCAGCATTTTTAATACTCCCTGTATCTGACCAAGCTGACCAGACTTTCAGCCATCAGGAATCTGTTGATGCAGACATTCCTCCCTCACATTCAGATGCTGACCATCAAGTGGAAGAAATTGACGGCAAGACCTCAATGAAAAAGGATGAAGATGTTTGTGATTTCAGTATGAAACTGTGGAAGGAGAATGAAAGGACTGGCCAAGAGTCTCCAAGCAGTCCGAAAGTCCCCATCTCAAGAGAGAACAGCTGTGGTGAACATACAGATGCTCCTGAGAAATTGTCCGTAAATTGCATAACAACCCAAGTACAGCATAAACAATCGGAGAGTTTACAATGTGATCCAGACGCACCAGACAAATCTAATCTGCAGGTCACAGAGACAGCACATGCATCACTTCAATGTGCTAGTAAAACTAGACCTAGGATGTCTTCTAATGGAAGCCTGGATAGCCTTCCCAGTCAGATTAAAGTTGGCAGATGGTCTCGTCATGGCAAGGTGGTTACATGTAGCCAAACCCTTTATGAAGGAATGGCCGAGGTACCAGATTTAGGATTTTTTGAGGGTGGACCAGTCAATCAGTGCTTGGTGGAAAACTcagaaaagattttaaataaagtGCAGATGCTTGCACGCATGTACACTGCCAAGGCAAGCAGCATGAAGGTACCGCTACATCAGAAAAAAACACGAGTGAGTAGGGGAGCATGGTCAGTGGATGGAAAAGGGAGCACTTCACCCAAACCCCAGCAAGTAAAGCTTCACCAGGGGGATATGAGGATAAGCCAGTCTGCAG AAGAATCTTTGGAAACTACACCTACTGAGCCTTTTGGTCATATAATTTTAAGGGAGAAGCTATCTACAACTTATCACCAAGAAAATGATTGCAATCTTATTGGCCCGCTAGATGAGATTTCAGAAACTGGATCTAATTCACTGTCTTTTTCTTCTGCTGATTCCTCTTTCACTTCGGCTCAAATACTAGCAACTGTTACAGAATCACAGGTCTCTGTGATATCAGACCATACAGACAAGTCATTAGAAATGACAGAGTTGAAACTACATGAAAAAGATCAATCCGTACCACTTCCAGTATACTCTGGAACACCAGTCCAAGCTGAGTCAGTAGTCCCATCCAAAATCTGTGGGTTGCCATTGGTTGAGCATGCTAGCAGTGTACTACCGTCCATTCAGGAGAACCATTTAGCTGTTGGGGACAAATCAAATCCAGTATATAAAATTGCAGAAAGACAGGTATTAAAAGAGGATAAACCTGCTTTTGTGAACAATTATTGTCCAATTAGTGATGTTTTTATTGACCCACTGGTCAATAAACATGTACCTAAAGAGATTCACAGTGAGGAGAAAAAAGACTCTGTTGTACAGCACTGTGAAAGTATATTGTCTATAGATGATGAACGAGATGAAATGGATAAAGGACATTTGAAATCCAACCAGTCTGATACTGAAATGACTAACATGGAGGAACTAACACATATAGTGTCCTCCGTTAGTGATGAAAGCACATATCCTCCATTACACTTAGCAGCCTCCTTAAAAAATAGTGTTCCATCCACTTTGATAATCTCTGAGGAATCAAAACCTTTGGCCCAGGTGCAGGATTCAACTAGCCCTACGCATCTAGTGACTCTGCTTGGTTCATGTAGTAAGTGTAGTCCACAGGAAGATAAATCTAAAGAAGACATTAATTCAATGACTCTGAGCCCATGCTCAACCCCACTTGGTAGACCTCTTTTAGATGAGCTACCAAGGTTTACAAATCAAAGACCCTCCAATCTGCCTTCCACCACAGGAACGAGAAGTCCCTTCATAAATTGGAATTCATCGTCTCCAGTTGCTCAAAG AGTGCCACACACTTCACTGCGAACAGAGGATCACACTCAAGATATTACTTCTTATGGCCTTTCTCCTCACAAGCAGTCTTCATCCCAGGCTTTTAATGATAAGTCTTCAATTACTCCCTTGGGTGGTGGACATAAATTGGATACAAAACCACCCTCTGCCTTTAGCCCAAGTCTCCGAATGAGGTCACCCTCTCCAATTAGAGGTACACAGAGCTCCAGACCTACTTCAACAACCTCAGCTCTTACAAAGTCTCTTGCTGCCTCCTGCATAAGTCAGACGATTTCTCAAAGCATGGCCAAGAGAGGTGCACATATTCAGACTGTGTCCCCACCTGTAAGATCCTCTCCTCTACCCACATCTTCCGTAAGATTAAGGACGCCATCACCAAAACCCATCACCTTGGACTCAAATGTAGAGTCAGGATTTAGGGCAATATCCAGCCCTGGGGTAGGAAGTCAACCCCCAAGGTCTTGTCCATCCCCATTCAGATCCAACAGTCTTCGATCTAGTCCAGCAACAGTTCAGTCCCCTCCTCCTTATCGTAGCCAAAGGTCAATATCTCCAGCACCTCCAGTTAGCCTCCATTCAACTCCATCTGTTAACAGCCCAACCTCCACAACTCTTGAACAACCTTCGTTCAGcagtttaaattgtaataataacaataataacagctTAAGTAATAATGGGTGGGTtgctaataacaaaaaaacagcaCCATCAACTGTCAGTGGACTCCCTCATTTCCATGATTCCCAACGAACAACCTCACACAATAGGGTGGCTCGTCCTTTCCCATCGTCTGAGCCTAGTTCCCGTGTACAGTCCCCTTCCATTTGCCTCCAATCTCCAATCACCCGAATCTGCTCTCCTCCACCTGCTCCCAACCATTCCAGTCATCTGGTAACAAAGCCACCCAACCCCAGAGCATCCAGACAAGGTGGCTACTTTACACCTTTATCTTTGGAAATTTCAAGATCAACATCAGCTTGTTCAATATCTCCTTGCGGGAGTCCCAGAATCACCTCTCCTCCCCCTATTGGCATTCCTACAAATGTTTGGGGCTATGCTAATCCACAACCAAGGAATCCATTAGTAACAAGTGCATCGTCTCATACAAAATTGGAAACAAACTCTACACCAAGAGGCTCTAGAATCATCTCGCCCACCCCAACAGGATCATCATCCTATTCAGCCAACTCTCAGAGTCAGAGGAGGTTACGAGGAACCAGTTTGCCCTTTGTTGTGATAGGGGATAGCCTTCCAAGTCCAACTAGACACGAACGCAGGTCTTGGGCTGAAAGTGGACGGTGGTCAGTGGGTTCAGATCTGGGTTTAATAAGTCCTCGTGAGGGTTCATACAGCGGTAGCCCGTCTTCTGTTAGCCCTGGTCCTCTTTCACCAGTCAGACTAACAGCCGAAAGGACAAGTGGAAAACACTTTACAGGCGTTTCCTGGCCAGATGTACACGATCTGTTGATTAAATACACAGAGCCCAATACTGAAGCAAATGCTTTATCCTGCACCGAGATAGAGCCAGGTGACATAGACGGTACAGAACCTACATGTCGGAGTACCCTTATTTGTCCATATGTTGCTCCAGCCAGCCCTGTTGAGAGAGACACTCCCATCCAGTGCCAAACCGAGGCTAAAACAGAAGACTGTGTTCCTAATCAAGGGTCTAAAACAACATTAAAGACCAGTTATGCCACCACTGTCAATTTGCAGATTGCTGGGAGTGGGAGGATTGCATCCTTTAGCAATGCGCAAGTCAGCCTGACTCAAACTCTGACCCCTGTGGCAGACAGTCAGAGCAGGAGAAGAGTCAGCATCAATAGCTGCAACTTCTCTATGCAGAACTGCAAAAGGCTTTGA